The following are encoded together in the Blautia obeum ATCC 29174 genome:
- a CDS encoding bifunctional folylpolyglutamate synthase/dihydrofolate synthase, with amino-acid sequence MDYQQSRAYVKDADRYAGGALDLTNIKELMKRLGNPQDQLKYVHVAGTNGKGSVIAYLYTTLSEAGYRVGRYISPSVYSYREKMEVAGSAVSREQFAGYVTRVAAAIKEMTTEGLAHPTPFEIETAVAFLFFAEEKCDLVILEVGMGGNLDATNIIRNTVLAVLVPISMDHQAFLGNTLSEIAEKKAGIIKPGCSVVTVGQQPETMAVIERVCRENGADLTEADLHEAKAVKEDFAGQTLEYRGENYELALAGSYQTENAALALEALEVLGRVGYPTTVEQRKKGLKDTKWNGRLTIIHREPLFIVDGAHNPAAADMLEDSVRKYFKGRKLFFIMGVFRDKDYPYIIRKLCPYAEQIITIETPDNPRALPAQELAEEVKKCNPHVQAADSIPDAVDKIFAMAGREDVILSFGSLSFIGEITTIVKTQEEKNS; translated from the coding sequence ATGGACTATCAACAAAGCAGAGCATATGTAAAAGACGCGGACCGTTATGCGGGCGGTGCTCTGGATCTTACAAATATAAAAGAGCTGATGAAACGACTGGGAAATCCCCAGGATCAGTTAAAATATGTTCACGTAGCAGGAACCAATGGCAAGGGATCCGTAATTGCTTATCTGTATACTACACTTTCGGAAGCTGGATATCGTGTCGGAAGATATATTTCCCCATCCGTATATTCTTATCGTGAGAAGATGGAAGTGGCCGGCAGTGCGGTGAGCAGAGAACAATTTGCGGGATATGTGACCAGGGTTGCTGCAGCAATTAAAGAAATGACTACAGAAGGTCTTGCACATCCCACCCCATTTGAAATAGAAACGGCGGTGGCTTTTTTATTTTTTGCCGAAGAAAAATGTGATCTGGTAATTCTGGAAGTTGGAATGGGTGGAAATCTGGATGCAACAAACATCATTCGAAATACAGTTCTTGCAGTGCTCGTTCCGATCAGTATGGATCATCAGGCATTTCTTGGAAACACGCTTTCTGAAATTGCAGAAAAGAAGGCAGGAATCATCAAACCTGGATGCAGTGTTGTAACGGTCGGCCAACAGCCGGAGACTATGGCTGTAATAGAGCGAGTGTGCCGTGAAAACGGTGCAGATCTGACAGAGGCAGACCTGCATGAAGCAAAAGCAGTGAAAGAAGATTTTGCGGGACAGACGCTGGAGTACCGGGGAGAAAACTATGAGTTGGCACTGGCAGGATCTTATCAGACGGAGAATGCAGCACTTGCACTGGAGGCACTTGAGGTGTTGGGACGAGTCGGATATCCGACAACAGTTGAACAGCGAAAAAAAGGTCTGAAGGATACGAAATGGAATGGACGTCTGACAATCATTCACAGAGAGCCTTTGTTTATTGTGGACGGAGCACATAATCCGGCTGCGGCAGATATGTTGGAGGATTCTGTGCGGAAGTATTTTAAAGGACGCAAACTGTTCTTTATCATGGGAGTTTTTCGTGATAAGGATTATCCTTATATTATTCGGAAACTCTGCCCCTATGCAGAGCAGATCATTACGATTGAGACACCGGATAATCCACGTGCCCTGCCGGCGCAGGAACTTGCGGAAGAAGTAAAAAAATGTAATCCGCACGTGCAGGCCGCGGACAGCATTCCGGATGCGGTAGATAAAATATTTGCAATGGCAGGACGGGAGGATGTCATCCTTTCTTTTGGGTCCCTGTCTTTTATCGGGGAAATTACAACAATTGTCAAAACTCAGGAGGAAAAGAATTCATGA
- the pheA gene encoding prephenate dehydratase yields the protein MTDLLECRKEIDVIDKEILRLFEKRMKVCEDVAEYKIHTGKKVLDPKREQDKIEVLKESAHGEFNELGAQELFQQIMAISRKRQYQLLTKNGVENDTKDYKMVDALPMTGVNVVFQGVEGAYSYAAMRAYFSDAVNSYHVKTFRDAMEEVASGKADYAVLPIENSTEGIVTDIYDLLTEYQLYIVGEQGVKVEHVLLGIPETSLDEIKTVYSHPQALAQCKKYLESHPDWKIVKTENTAGAAKKVHEEMNRSQAAIASRAAGELYGLSVMAENICYNDQNVTRFIIVSAHPVYEKSAAKVSVCFELPHESGTLYNMLSHFIYNGLSMTKIESRPITGKKWEYRFFVDFEGNLEEPAVKNALRGLEAEANRMRVLGNYGQQEEQ from the coding sequence ATGACAGATTTACTGGAATGTCGTAAGGAAATTGATGTGATAGACAAAGAAATCTTGCGACTTTTTGAAAAAAGAATGAAAGTCTGCGAAGATGTTGCAGAATACAAGATACATACAGGAAAAAAGGTTCTGGATCCAAAACGCGAGCAGGACAAAATAGAAGTCCTGAAAGAATCTGCTCATGGGGAATTCAATGAACTTGGGGCACAGGAGCTTTTTCAGCAGATCATGGCGATCAGCAGAAAGAGACAGTATCAGTTACTGACCAAAAATGGAGTTGAAAACGATACAAAAGATTATAAGATGGTAGATGCACTTCCTATGACAGGGGTGAATGTTGTTTTTCAGGGAGTAGAAGGTGCTTACAGTTATGCTGCCATGCGTGCGTATTTTTCTGATGCGGTCAATAGTTACCATGTAAAAACATTCCGAGATGCTATGGAAGAAGTTGCATCGGGAAAAGCAGATTATGCAGTACTGCCGATCGAAAACTCTACAGAGGGTATTGTGACGGATATTTACGATCTTCTGACGGAATATCAGTTGTATATCGTCGGGGAACAGGGCGTGAAAGTGGAGCATGTTCTGCTTGGAATTCCGGAGACTTCTCTGGATGAGATTAAAACAGTCTATTCTCACCCACAGGCGTTGGCACAGTGTAAAAAATATCTGGAAAGCCATCCGGACTGGAAAATCGTAAAGACGGAGAACACCGCGGGAGCTGCCAAAAAAGTTCATGAAGAGATGAATCGGTCACAGGCAGCAATTGCGAGCCGGGCGGCAGGAGAGCTTTACGGACTTTCTGTAATGGCAGAGAATATCTGCTACAATGACCAGAACGTGACCAGATTTATCATTGTCAGTGCGCATCCGGTCTATGAGAAAAGTGCGGCTAAGGTAAGTGTTTGTTTCGAACTTCCACACGAAAGCGGAACTTTGTATAATATGCTTTCTCATTTTATTTACAATGGACTGAGTATGACAAAAATTGAATCTCGCCCAATCACAGGTAAAAAGTGGGAATACAGATTTTTTGTGGATTTTGAAGGAAATCTGGAAGAACCGGCAGTTAAAAATGCCCTGCGAGGATTAGAAGCGGAAGCCAATCGGATGAGAGTGCTTGGCAATTATGGACAGCAGGAGGAACAGTAA
- a CDS encoding aspartate carbamoyltransferase regulatory subunit has translation MLNVGALHEGFVLDHIKAGKAMTIYHDLKLDKLDCTVAIIKNAKSNKMGVKDIIKVECPIENLDLDILGFIDHNITVNIIKDEKIVEKRILKLPKQITNVIKCKNPRCITSIEQGLDQVFILADPEKEVYRCKYCEEKYRGKRNK, from the coding sequence ATGTTAAATGTTGGAGCACTTCACGAAGGTTTCGTACTCGACCACATCAAAGCAGGCAAAGCCATGACCATCTATCATGACCTGAAGCTTGATAAGCTGGACTGCACCGTTGCGATTATCAAAAATGCCAAAAGTAATAAAATGGGCGTTAAAGATATCATCAAAGTAGAATGCCCTATTGAAAACCTCGATCTGGATATCCTTGGTTTTATCGATCACAACATCACAGTCAACATTATCAAAGATGAAAAAATTGTTGAAAAAAGGATTCTGAAACTTCCAAAACAGATCACAAACGTTATCAAATGCAAAAACCCTCGTTGCATTACTTCCATTGAGCAGGGGCTCGATCAGGTATTTATCCTTGCTGACCCGGAAAAAGAAGTTTACAGATGTAAATACTGTGAAGAGAAATACAGAGGAAAACGCAATAAATAA
- a CDS encoding putative ABC transporter permease: MNQNISNFLLCGSAGWCMEIFWTGLHSLFTGQKTLTGKTSLLMFPIYGCAAVIAPLSVKLSSFPFFYRGILYTAGFYLVEFISGSFLKQFGMCPWDYSGVPLQCHGVIRLDYAPLWFTAGLIFEKILTVHR; the protein is encoded by the coding sequence ATGAATCAGAATATCTCAAATTTTTTACTGTGCGGTTCTGCCGGATGGTGCATGGAGATTTTCTGGACCGGTCTTCATTCACTTTTTACCGGTCAGAAGACTCTTACAGGAAAGACTTCTCTTTTGATGTTTCCCATCTACGGCTGTGCCGCTGTTATTGCTCCACTGTCCGTAAAATTATCTTCCTTCCCATTCTTTTACCGTGGAATCCTGTATACTGCCGGATTCTATCTTGTGGAATTCATCAGTGGAAGCTTCCTGAAGCAGTTCGGAATGTGTCCCTGGGATTACAGCGGTGTACCATTGCAATGTCATGGTGTCATCCGTCTGGACTATGCGCCACTGTGGTTTACTGCCGGACTGATTTTCGAAAAAATTCTGACCGTCCATCGCTGA
- a CDS encoding ATP-binding protein — MTRVKECVLYRGFEHGDILDKMTALMDASERSAVNASEMEEEFYECVNGLIEIAGSYGFTGNLWHDYLTLLLVNHENAFSMASEIRGAIEGSINQLALHDFAIFKELYDFDLTVLDKLFHTSCCSILCNYEAPQDTGKMFNKRIRDRICDMSKTLAVAKDTNEFMADMVQFYKDFGVGKLGLHKAFRIDHDQNGRAVIVPVTRIAHVQLEDLVGYEIPKQKLVENTEAFVRGRKANNCLLFGDAGTGKSSSIKGILNKYYDEGLRIIEVYKHQFVDLNQIIAQIKDRNYKFIIYMDDLSFEEFEIEYKYLKAVIEGGLERKPENILIYATSNRRHLVRERAGDKLEVGADDDIHSSDTVQEKLSLVYRFGVRIYFGAPDRKEFHTIVKTLAQRNGITMPEDELLLEAGKWEISHGGLTGRTAQQFIDHLLGKEETQEA; from the coding sequence ATGACGAGAGTAAAAGAATGTGTGCTTTACAGAGGTTTTGAGCACGGAGATATTTTAGATAAAATGACTGCACTGATGGATGCAAGTGAGAGATCAGCAGTCAATGCAAGCGAAATGGAAGAAGAGTTTTATGAATGTGTAAATGGATTGATCGAAATTGCAGGATCTTATGGATTTACAGGAAACCTGTGGCATGACTATCTGACACTGCTTCTTGTAAATCATGAGAATGCATTCAGTATGGCAAGCGAGATCCGCGGTGCGATCGAGGGAAGCATCAATCAGCTGGCACTTCATGATTTCGCAATTTTTAAAGAACTGTATGATTTTGACCTGACAGTACTGGATAAATTATTCCATACTTCCTGCTGCAGCATTCTCTGTAATTATGAGGCACCGCAGGATACGGGAAAAATGTTCAACAAACGTATCCGTGACAGAATCTGTGATATGAGCAAGACGCTGGCAGTAGCCAAAGACACCAATGAATTTATGGCGGACATGGTACAGTTTTACAAGGATTTTGGTGTAGGTAAGCTCGGACTTCACAAGGCTTTCCGTATTGATCATGACCAGAACGGCAGAGCAGTGATCGTACCGGTAACAAGAATTGCACATGTACAGCTGGAGGATCTGGTTGGATATGAGATTCCAAAACAGAAACTGGTTGAGAATACAGAAGCCTTTGTCAGAGGCAGAAAGGCGAACAACTGTCTGCTCTTTGGAGATGCGGGAACCGGTAAATCTTCCAGTATTAAGGGAATTTTGAATAAATATTATGATGAAGGCCTGCGAATCATAGAAGTGTATAAACATCAGTTTGTAGATCTGAACCAGATCATCGCACAGATCAAAGACCGTAATTATAAATTTATCATTTATATGGACGATCTTTCTTTTGAAGAGTTCGAAATAGAATATAAATATCTGAAGGCTGTTATCGAAGGCGGACTGGAACGTAAACCGGAAAATATCCTGATCTATGCAACAAGCAACCGTCGCCATCTGGTAAGAGAAAGAGCCGGAGATAAACTGGAAGTCGGAGCAGATGATGATATTCATTCCTCTGATACCGTACAGGAGAAACTTTCTCTTGTATATCGTTTCGGAGTACGTATCTATTTCGGCGCACCAGACAGAAAAGAATTCCATACTATCGTTAAGACGCTGGCACAGCGTAACGGAATTACAATGCCGGAGGATGAGCTTCTTCTGGAGGCTGGCAAATGGGAAATTTCTCATGGTGGGCTTACAGGACGTACTGCACAGCAGTTTATTGATCATCTTCTTGGAAAGGAAGAAACACAGGAAGCGTAG
- the pyrB gene encoding aspartate carbamoyltransferase, whose protein sequence is MRHLMSPLDLSKEELDDLLTLASDIEKNPKKYAHVCDDKRLATCFYEPSTRTRLSFEAAMMNLGGKVLGFSSAGSSSAAKGESVADTIRVVSCYADICAMRHPKEGAPLVASMASSIPVINAGDGGHQHPTQTLTDLLTIRSLKGRLDNLTIGLCGDLKFGRTVHSLIEALVLRYSNVKFVLISPEELRVPSYIREDILEKNNVEFEEVERLEDALPKLDILYMTRVQKERFFNEEDYVRMKDFYILDKQKMELAPKDMYILHPLPRVNEIAVEVDDDPRAAYFKQAQYGVYVRMALILRLLEVEV, encoded by the coding sequence ATGAGACATTTAATGAGCCCGCTGGATCTTTCTAAAGAAGAGCTTGATGATCTTCTTACTCTGGCCAGCGACATTGAAAAAAATCCAAAAAAATACGCGCATGTCTGCGATGATAAGCGACTTGCCACCTGTTTTTACGAACCAAGTACACGTACACGTTTAAGTTTTGAAGCAGCCATGATGAATCTTGGCGGCAAGGTTTTAGGTTTCTCTTCAGCCGGTTCCAGTTCCGCTGCCAAAGGCGAAAGTGTTGCCGATACAATTCGTGTTGTTTCCTGTTATGCTGATATCTGTGCTATGCGTCATCCAAAAGAAGGTGCTCCGCTCGTAGCTTCTATGGCTTCTTCTATTCCTGTTATCAACGCCGGTGACGGTGGTCATCAGCATCCTACTCAGACCCTCACTGATCTTCTTACTATTCGTTCCCTTAAAGGAAGACTTGACAATCTTACGATCGGTCTGTGCGGCGATCTGAAATTCGGACGTACCGTTCATTCTCTGATTGAAGCTCTGGTACTCCGTTATTCCAATGTAAAATTTGTTCTGATCTCACCGGAAGAGCTTCGTGTACCAAGCTACATCCGCGAAGATATCCTTGAGAAAAACAATGTAGAATTTGAAGAAGTAGAACGTCTGGAGGATGCTCTTCCAAAACTTGACATCCTCTACATGACTCGTGTACAGAAAGAACGTTTCTTCAACGAAGAAGACTATGTCCGTATGAAAGATTTCTACATACTTGACAAACAGAAAATGGAACTTGCTCCAAAGGACATGTATATTCTTCATCCGCTTCCTCGTGTAAACGAAATTGCTGTTGAAGTTGACGATGATCCTCGTGCAGCATATTTTAAACAGGCTCAGTACGGTGTATATGTCCGTATGGCACTGATTCTCAGACTACTGGAGGTAGAAGTATAA
- a CDS encoding HD domain-containing protein — translation MAVTTFAAIDIGSYEISMKIFEFSKKIGFRELNDVRYRLEIGKGAYSRGRLEPEMVDDICVILKDFSNMMQEFGVSEYRACATSAFREIVNPVIVQEQIYQRTGIRIEILSNAEQHFLGYKSIAAIESGFKKIIQKGTAILDVGGGNLQVSLFDKDALVTTQSFKMGSMRIRERLKELEKTTTHYGQLIKEFIRNDLTAFQRLYLKDRDIKNVILMGDFLTDTIFREELGDHIITSDEFTKRYEKTIYKTEQALAQEMDIDPEYASLVIPTMVICKNFLEIFQAESVWVPGVSLLDGIAYDYGEKKKFIKSVHNFENDILVASKNIAKRYSTGKDHIKGTTDIALTIFDSMKKVHGMGARERLLLQIAVQLHDCGKYISMADVAECSYRIIMATEIIGLSTEERKVIASAVRYNTTEFVYYGNYDEGPEIDRERYLLVAKLTAILRLANAMDRSHYQKVESLRVVLKDRELQMIIDSSRDISLELGLLRDKVKFFEEVFGIRLVLKRKRRA, via the coding sequence ATGGCAGTAACAACTTTTGCTGCGATTGATATTGGCTCATATGAGATCAGCATGAAAATCTTTGAATTTTCAAAGAAAATCGGATTTCGAGAGCTGAATGATGTAAGATATCGCTTGGAAATTGGAAAAGGTGCATATTCAAGAGGACGGCTGGAGCCTGAGATGGTAGATGACATATGTGTCATTCTGAAAGATTTCAGCAACATGATGCAGGAATTTGGAGTATCCGAGTATCGTGCGTGTGCCACAAGTGCTTTTCGTGAAATCGTAAATCCGGTGATCGTTCAGGAGCAGATCTATCAGCGGACCGGTATCCGGATTGAGATTCTGAGTAATGCGGAACAGCATTTTCTGGGATATAAATCCATAGCTGCTATTGAATCCGGCTTCAAGAAGATCATTCAGAAAGGAACAGCAATTCTGGATGTTGGCGGTGGTAATCTGCAGGTTTCGCTGTTTGATAAAGATGCGCTGGTAACAACGCAGAGCTTTAAGATGGGAAGCATGCGTATTCGTGAAAGACTGAAGGAACTGGAAAAAACAACAACGCATTATGGCCAGTTGATCAAGGAATTTATCCGAAATGATCTGACTGCATTTCAGAGACTGTATCTGAAAGACCGTGATATCAAAAATGTGATCCTGATGGGGGATTTCCTGACAGATACTATTTTTCGTGAAGAGCTGGGAGATCATATCATAACCAGCGATGAATTTACCAAGCGCTACGAAAAGACAATCTACAAGACAGAACAGGCACTTGCCCAGGAGATGGATATTGATCCGGAATATGCATCATTGGTAATTCCGACGATGGTCATCTGCAAGAATTTTCTGGAAATCTTTCAGGCAGAGTCTGTGTGGGTTCCAGGTGTATCTCTTCTGGATGGAATTGCATATGATTACGGTGAAAAGAAGAAATTTATCAAGAGTGTGCATAATTTTGAAAATGACATTCTGGTAGCATCCAAAAATATTGCAAAAAGATATTCTACTGGTAAAGACCATATTAAAGGAACGACAGATATTGCGCTTACAATTTTTGACAGTATGAAAAAAGTTCATGGTATGGGCGCAAGAGAACGGCTGCTTCTGCAGATTGCGGTACAGCTTCATGACTGTGGAAAATACATCAGTATGGCAGATGTTGCTGAATGTTCGTATCGGATCATTATGGCAACCGAGATCATTGGACTTTCAACGGAAGAACGCAAAGTCATTGCCAGTGCGGTAAGATACAACACGACAGAGTTTGTCTATTATGGAAATTATGATGAAGGGCCGGAAATTGACCGGGAAAGATACCTTTTGGTTGCGAAACTGACTGCGATCCTTCGTCTTGCAAATGCCATGGACCGCAGCCATTATCAGAAGGTGGAATCGTTGAGAGTGGTACTGAAGGACAGAGAACTGCAGATGATCATAGATTCCAGCCGTGATATTTCACTGGAGCTTGGTTTGCTTCGTGATAAAGTGAAGTTCTTTGAAGAAGTCTTTGGAATTCGCCTTGTTTTAAAACGGAAACGCAGAGCGTAA
- a CDS encoding nucleoside kinase, with protein sequence MNQEMVKVTIDGKEHEYAIGTTYREIVDEYQEEVAEAPVILVMADGKLRELQKKLKGDCTLEFVTTKDHIGFETYKRTVCLVLLRAIYDVAGKENIEKVMIHYSVGNGYYFTMAGKAVLDQHFLDNVKTRMQELADMCTPIGKRSVNTDDAVSLFHHHRMYDKEKLFRFRRVSKVNIYNIGYYEDYFYGYMADHAGYVKYFDLKLYDEGFVLELPTRKNPSVISPFRPEGKIFQVQKESQEWAEKMDISYVGDLNNHITKEGISNILLVQEALQEAKISDIAQRIVLEGNKKFIMIAGPSSSGKTSFSHRLSIQLLAHGMKPHPIGVDNYFKNREETPLDEYGEKNYECLEAIDVEQFNKDMLALLRGERIELPVFNFKTGHREYKGDFLQLGPEDVLVIEGIHGLNDKLSYALPAESKFKIYISALTQLNIDEHNRIPTTDGRLLRRIVRDARTRGTSAKDTIARWPSVRRGEEANIFPYQEQADVMFNSALVYELACLKVYAEPLLFGIDKSEPEYLEAKRLLKFLDYFISVPSEDIPHNSLLREFVGGSCFDV encoded by the coding sequence ATGAATCAGGAAATGGTTAAAGTTACGATTGACGGGAAAGAGCATGAATATGCAATTGGTACGACATACAGAGAAATCGTGGATGAGTATCAGGAAGAAGTGGCAGAAGCGCCTGTCATTCTGGTAATGGCAGATGGAAAATTACGTGAACTCCAGAAGAAACTGAAAGGTGACTGTACACTGGAATTTGTAACGACAAAAGATCATATAGGATTCGAAACCTATAAAAGAACGGTTTGTCTGGTACTGCTGAGAGCAATCTATGATGTGGCAGGAAAAGAAAATATAGAAAAAGTCATGATCCACTATTCCGTCGGAAATGGCTATTATTTTACCATGGCCGGCAAAGCAGTTCTTGATCAGCATTTCCTTGACAATGTAAAAACACGGATGCAGGAACTGGCAGATATGTGTACACCGATTGGAAAACGTTCTGTAAATACAGATGATGCAGTTTCACTTTTTCATCATCATAGAATGTATGACAAAGAAAAACTGTTTCGTTTCCGTCGGGTATCCAAGGTGAATATTTATAATATTGGTTACTATGAAGATTATTTTTATGGTTATATGGCAGATCATGCAGGGTATGTAAAATACTTTGATCTGAAACTTTACGATGAAGGTTTTGTTCTGGAACTTCCAACAAGAAAAAATCCGTCTGTGATTTCACCGTTTCGCCCGGAAGGAAAAATCTTTCAGGTGCAGAAAGAATCTCAGGAGTGGGCAGAGAAGATGGATATCTCTTATGTCGGAGATCTGAATAATCACATTACAAAAGAAGGTATCAGCAATATTCTTCTGGTTCAGGAGGCACTTCAGGAAGCCAAGATTTCTGATATTGCACAGAGAATTGTCTTGGAAGGCAATAAGAAGTTTATTATGATCGCGGGACCGTCTTCATCGGGAAAGACTTCTTTTTCGCATCGTTTGTCTATTCAGCTTCTGGCGCACGGAATGAAGCCGCATCCGATCGGAGTTGATAATTATTTCAAGAACAGAGAAGAGACTCCGCTGGATGAATATGGAGAAAAAAATTATGAATGTCTTGAAGCAATTGATGTAGAGCAGTTCAACAAAGATATGCTTGCTCTTTTGCGTGGAGAACGTATTGAATTGCCAGTGTTTAATTTTAAGACAGGACACAGAGAGTATAAAGGCGATTTTCTCCAGCTTGGTCCGGAGGATGTGTTGGTTATAGAGGGAATTCATGGTCTGAATGATAAACTGAGCTATGCACTTCCGGCAGAAAGTAAATTCAAGATTTATATCAGCGCACTGACTCAGCTGAATATTGATGAACATAACCGCATTCCGACTACGGACGGCAGGCTGCTCCGACGGATTGTACGTGATGCAAGAACCAGAGGAACTTCGGCAAAAGATACGATTGCCAGATGGCCGTCTGTACGTCGTGGAGAAGAAGCGAACATCTTTCCATATCAGGAGCAGGCAGATGTCATGTTTAATTCAGCACTTGTGTATGAGCTGGCATGCCTTAAAGTATATGCAGAGCCACTGTTATTTGGCATTGATAAGAGCGAACCGGAGTATCTGGAGGCAAAACGCCTTTTGAAATTTCTGGATTATTTCATTTCTGTTCCAAGTGAGGATATTCCACATAATTCACTGTTAAGGGAATTCGTCGGCGGAAGTTGTTTTGATGTATAG
- a CDS encoding Nif3-like dinuclear metal center hexameric protein, whose amino-acid sequence MKVKELTNWLDGRYPADMAEHWDNVGLLVGDDEAEVHHVLLALDLTEKTLDEAISAGADMIITHHPMIFEGQKKINNHSFTGRRILKLIRNRIQYYAMHTNYDVLGMAELSADYLKLTDREVLSVTAHTEQGEEGFGRVGCLPYKMTLKECGEFVKEALALNDVRIYGDPDTMVEKAAICTGSGKSMISDVLAKGADVYVTGDIDHHTGIDAVASGLPIIDAGHYGTEYIFMKAMRKILEEKYPSLQITCAKVKSPYMIL is encoded by the coding sequence ATGAAGGTAAAGGAACTGACAAACTGGCTTGATGGTCGTTATCCGGCTGACATGGCAGAACACTGGGACAATGTAGGTCTTCTGGTCGGTGATGATGAAGCGGAGGTGCATCATGTGCTTTTGGCACTGGATCTTACGGAGAAAACGCTGGATGAAGCAATTTCTGCAGGAGCAGACATGATCATTACGCATCATCCGATGATCTTTGAAGGACAGAAAAAAATAAATAATCATTCTTTTACAGGGCGCAGAATTCTGAAACTGATCAGAAACAGGATTCAGTATTATGCGATGCATACCAATTACGACGTGCTTGGTATGGCAGAACTCAGTGCAGACTATCTGAAACTTACAGATAGAGAAGTCCTCTCGGTAACTGCTCATACAGAGCAGGGTGAAGAGGGATTTGGACGGGTTGGCTGCCTCCCGTATAAGATGACTCTGAAAGAATGCGGAGAATTTGTAAAAGAGGCGCTGGCGCTGAATGATGTCAGGATTTACGGAGATCCGGATACAATGGTAGAAAAAGCTGCCATCTGCACCGGAAGCGGCAAAAGCATGATTTCGGATGTCCTTGCCAAAGGAGCGGATGTCTATGTGACGGGTGATATTGATCATCATACGGGAATTGATGCTGTTGCCAGTGGACTTCCGATCATAGATGCCGGACATTATGGTACGGAATATATCTTTATGAAGGCAATGCGTAAAATTCTGGAAGAAAAATATCCATCACTTCAGATAACATGTGCGAAAGTGAAAAGTCCATATATGATACTGTAG